A DNA window from Impatiens glandulifera chromosome 7, dImpGla2.1, whole genome shotgun sequence contains the following coding sequences:
- the LOC124945429 gene encoding 60S ribosomal protein L7-1, which produces MGETVPFQLDYVPETILKKRRNNEEWAIKRKLQLQQRVKKSKGDRSEIKKPEQFIREFRERELDFIQMKSRSKRQRRAPVMAESKLIFVTRIRGTTDMHPTTRKILYTLRLRKIFSGVFLKANDRTMDLLLKVQPFVTFGYPNLKSVRDLIFKKGVGKFEKQKIPLTDNNIIEQALGQYGMLSIEDLVHEIANVGKHFKEINGFLCPFILNKPEKALTGKKKLYKDGGDTGNREIEINDLISKMN; this is translated from the exons ATGGGAGAGACTGTACCCTTTCAACTAGATTACGTTCCTGAAACGATAttgaagaaaagaagaaataatGAAGAGTGGGCAATCAAGAGAAAGCTTCAATTGCAGCAAAGAGTTAAGAAATCCAAAGGAGATCGTTCTGAAATCAAGAAACCAGAACAGTTCATTCGAGAGTTCCGCGAAAGA GAATTGGATTTTATTCAGATGAAGAGTAGGTCTAAGCGTCAGAGACGAGCTCCTGTTATGGCTGAATCGAAGCTGATTTTCGTTACTCGTATTAGGGG GACGACTGATATGCATCCGACGACAAGGAAGATTTTGTACACACTTAGATTGAGGAAAATCTTCAGTGGGGTATTTTTGAAGGCAAATGATAGGACTATGGATCTTCTGCTAAAGGTCCAGCCTTTTGTCACATTTGG TTATCCTAACCTGAAGAGCGTGAGAGATTTAATCTTCAAGAAAGGTGTGGGGAAATTTGAAAAGCAAAAGATTCCTCTAACCGACAATAACATAATCGAACAG GCACTTGGGCAATACGGCATGTTATCCATTGAGGATCTTGTACATGAAATTGCCAATGTTGGTAAACATTTCAAAGAGATAAACGGCTTTCTCTGTCCATTCATCCTCAATAAGCCAGAAAAGGCATTGACTGGGAAGAAGAAGCTGTATAAAGATGGTGGAGACACTGGAAACCGCGAGATTGAAATCAATGATCTAATCAGCAAAATGAATTAG
- the LOC124946190 gene encoding glutathione gamma-glutamylcysteinyltransferase 2-like — protein sequence MAATESFYQRILPSPPAIDFSSSEGKQLFQEAIQGGTMEGFFKLISYFQTQSEPAYCGLASLSMVLNALAIDPGRKWKGPWRWFDESMLDCCEPLERIKLEGISFGKLICLAQCAGAKVKAFRTNQSTIDDFRNHVKTCSSSDDCHLISSYHRGMFKQTGTGHFSPIGGYHSEKDMVLILDVARFKYPPHWVPLTLLWEAMNTVVKTSGLSRGFILISKLRKPLSLFYTLRCKNENWVGIAKYLIEDVPRFISSEDMNDVRMVLTTVLSSFPSDFGEFIKLVEDSSQEEKDWFSIKEKILKQVQETGLHKYVKEFFLVREISCCSGEFPTLLLLALPPLAWNGIRNPNVLQEIKALTLTDDLPYLLQEEVLHLRSQLQLLDRCNGNRLEEDFGVPLL from the coding sequence ATGGCAGCGACGGAAAGTTTTTACCAAAGAATCCTCCCTTCTCCTCCCGCCATTGATTTCTCTTCCTCCGAAGGAAAACAACTATTTCAAGAAGCCATTCAAGGAGGTACAATGGAAGGTTTCTTTAAACTCATATCATATTTCCAAACCCAATCCGAACCTGCATATTGTGGATTAGCATCTCTTTCCATGGTCTTAAACGCCTTAGCAATCGATCCTGGAAGAAAATGGAAAGGACCCTGGAGATGGTTTGATGAATCAATGCTTGATTGTTGTGAGCCTTTAGAAAGGATCAAACTTGAAGGTATCTCATTTGGTAAGCTTATCTGTTTAGCTCAATGTGCTGGTGCAAAAGTTAAAGCATTTCGTACAAATCAAAGTACAATAGATGATTTCCGTAATCATGTTAAAACATGTAGTTCTTCAGATGATTGTCATTTGATATCTTCATATCATAGAGGAATGTTTAAACAGACTGGAACAGGACATTTTTCGCCTATTGGTGGTTATCATTCTGAAAAAGATATGGTTTTGATTTTGGATGTTGCTAGGTTTAAATATCCTCCTCATTGGGTTCCTTTAACACTTCTTTGGGAAGCTATGAATACTGTTGTTAAAACTAGTGGTTTAAGTAGAGGTTTCATTCTTATATCTAAGCTTCGCAAACCGCTTTCACTGTTTTATACTTTGAGATGTAAAAACGAGAATTGGGTTGGCATTGCAAAGTACTTAATAGAGGATGTACCTCGGTTTATAAGCTCGGAAGATATGAATGATGTGAGGATGGTTCTTACGACGGTTTTATCATCATTTCCTTCAGATTTTGGGGAATTCATAAAATTGGTAGAAGACAGTAGCCAAGAAGAAAAGGATTGGTTTTCGATAAAAGAGAAGATATTGAAGCAAGTTCAGGAGACAGGTCTTCATAAATATGTGAAGGAATTCTTCCTGGTTAGGGAAATTTCATGTTGTAGTGGTGAATTCCCGACTTTGCTTCTGTTAGCCTTGCCACCTTTGGCATGGAATGGAATTAGAAACCCTAATGTTTTGCAGGAAATAAAGGCTCTCACTTTGACTGATGATCTTCCTTATTTGCTTCAAGAGGAGGTGTTACATTTGCGAAGTCAGTTACAGCTTCTCGACAGATGTAATGGTAATAGATTGGAGGAGGATTTTGGTGTTCCTCTACTTTAG
- the LOC124945794 gene encoding uncharacterized protein At2g39795, mitochondrial-like: MAACRLIKPLRRLAASSISSCSKVLASSRLQPSPISSQNRTYISEMRKSAFEGRILRMLRDEIEYELDGFTPAEKTPEFNSFLIDELPGEQWMLLSKKFGESEVIKVEVTMFDGSVRIRNFKDVVEDEEVKLHMTLVIEILKKEEGETLEFVCLAWPDSIEIQKVFVRGHEQKGHPFTGPKFKELDDELQDSLYDFLEERGVNEDLAAFLHRYMKSKDKNELVRWMGSVKSFIEKK, encoded by the exons ATGGCGGCTTGTCGATTAATCAAACCTCTACGAAGACTCGCCGCATCTTCTATCTCCTCTTGCTCCAAAGTCCTAGCATCGTCTCGGCTGCAGCCGTCTCCTATTTCATCACAAAACCGAACTTATATTTCTGAGATGCGAAAATCAGCTTTCGAAGGAAGAATCCTACGAATGCTTCGAGACGAGATTGAGTATGAGCTAGATGGATTTACTCCGGCTGAG AAAACCCCAGAGTTCAATTCATTTCTTATTGATGAACTTCCCGGAGAGCAATGGATGCTTTTGAGTAAGAAATTTGGAGAAAGCGAAGTGATAAAAGTTGAAGTAACGATGTTTGATGGATCTGTGCGTATTCGTAACTTCAAGGATGTGGTTGAAGATGAAGAGGTGAAGCTTCATATGACATTGGTTATTGAGATTCTCAAAAAGGAAGAAGGCGAAACATTAGAGTTTGTGTGCTTAGCATGGCCGGATAGTATAGAGATTCAGAAAGTGTTTGTTCGTGGTCATGAACAAAAGGGACATCCTTTCACTGGCCCTAAATTCAA GGAATTGGATGACGAGTTGCAGGATTCGCTGTACGATTTCTTGGAAGAAAGGGGCGTAAATGAAGATCTTGCTGCTTTCTTGCATAGATATATGAAgagtaaagataaaaatgaaCTTGTTAGATGGATGGGATCTGTAAAATCTTTTATCGAGAAGAAATAA
- the LOC124944887 gene encoding VQ motif-containing protein 11-like encodes MKNSNTIFIQTDPSNFRAIVQHLTGKPTTAVAGAVEIAPPMPPLIRLHNRRQTNNLEIKLGSGIPMNRANAMMGFSGEKTVMVSPVSPFDLFGLPSPAPEEEEQRAIAEKGFYLHPSPLSMNRSSKPELLNLFPLHSTRHHDPSSS; translated from the coding sequence AtgaaaaactcaaacacaatCTTTATCCAAACAGATCCTTCCAACTTTCGAGCCATTGTTCAGCACCTTACCGGCAAACCCACCACCGCCGTCGCCGGCGCCGTCGAGATCGCTCCTCCTATGCCGCCGTTGATCAGGCTCCATAACCGGCGACAGACTAATAATTTGGAGATTAAACTCGGGTCGGGAATTCCTATGAATCGGGCCAATGCCATGATGGGTTTTTCCGGTGAGAAAACGGTGATGGTATCTCCTGTATCGCCGTTCGATCTGTTTGGGCTACCGTCGCCGGCGCCGGAGGAGGAAGAGCAGAGGGCCATTGCAGAGAAAGGATTCTATTTGCACCCGAGTCCACTCAGTATGAATCGGAGCTCCAAACCCGAATTACTCAACCTGTTTCCTTTGCACTCAACCCGACATCATGACCCGTCTTCGTCCTAA
- the LOC124944456 gene encoding nuclear pore complex protein NUP96 — protein sequence MEFDVGTSCCDLICGSQHKKRRISVNHVDSPTMCCVSSDHAAASLPTLRSCDYYMQPCLNNLLVLESIDPGYCCRVKDFTVGRIGYGHVKFIGETDVRCLNLDQIVKFQKHEIVVYEDDMEKPAVGQGLNKPAEVTLSLNIEFSNYGEESLKKVETKLKLYTERQGACFISFDSSTGEWKFLVSHFSRFGLSDGEEEDIIMDDAPEEIQDPVDMNGEDLTDNDEMAISDPTLLSHSLPAHLGLDPVRMKEMRMLMFPTEENDFDDFEGGPFDHKSQFHKETATKSPLQHSIQKMLQKSSSSIVRKTPVALLEYNPSSFGSGTTGTMVMAQQNKGLPVKTTKAEGFVLESKNDTPVTSSLSRNIVDAGLFMGKSFRVGWGPNGVLVHSQGLSSIIKLERVAIDYVVRDESKKIKEELISHCFDLPLSLHKEMEEEIKEVDAGPFKLKLLRRVHDPFTLSNICRSYISTIEKQLEVSGISSSSRIVLMHQVMVWELIKVLFSAKGQSKPDNEEEEGVMDDDMESLTLIRRAEFSYWLQECVCHRVQEEVSSLNDSNDLMNIFFLMTGRQLNSAVEIAAFRGDVRLACLLSQAGGSMMNRVDIDRQLKTWTNKGLDFNYIEEDRIRLFMLLSGNIHGALQDIEIDWKRFMGLLMWYQLPPNTPLATVFRTYQKLIDDGRAPRPVPIYIDEGPLEETANCNSNTREHFDLAYHLMLLHASDETDIVALKTMFCALASTYDPLDYHMIWHQRQVLEAVGAFTCDDLHVLDMGLVSQLLCLGQCHWAIYVVLHMPYRDDFPNLQATVIREILFQYCETWSMQEQQRQFIEELEVPSAWLHEAMAVYFNYCGDLPKAFEHFLECGNWQKAHSIFVISVASSLFLSGEHSDLWRLATSMEDHKSEIENWDLGAGLFISFYLLRNSLQEDSDSINELDTLDSKNDACRDFFGKLNKSSSVWGDKLSIDSRVTLSKIGEEISNMLVSDDGENSSRESQLSCYDTVLNARRITEDVRSYHLQDAISVFTCYLSEAAAASS from the exons ATGGAATTTGATGTGGGAACTTCTTGTTGTGACCTCATTTGTGGATCTCAACACAAGAAAAGGAGAATATCTGTCAACCATGTTGATTCTCCAACAATGTGCTGTGTTTCGAGTGATCATGCTGCTGCCTCTTTACCCACTTTGAGGTCGTGCGACTACTATATGCAACCATGCTTGAATAACTTGCTGGTTTTGGAGTCCATTGATCCTGGATACTGCTGCCGCGTCAAGGATTTCACTGTTGGAAGGATTGGATATGGGCATGTCAAGTTTATTGGTGAGACTGATGTTAGATGTTTGAATTTAGATCAAATTGTCAAGTTTCAAAAGCATGAGATAGTTGTTTATGAAGATGATATGGAAAAGCCAGCTGTAGGTCAGGGATTGAACAAGCCAGCTGAAGTAACTTTGTCATTGAACATAGAATTTTCGAATTATGGGGAAGAGAGCCTAAAAAAAGTAGAGACAAAACTGAAACTCTATACGGAGAGGCAAGGTGCATGCTTTATTTCATTTGACTCATCAACCGGTGAATGGAAATTTCTGGTATCCCATTTTAGTCGGTTTGGATTGAGtgatggagaagaagaagacatcATAATGGATGATGCTCCAGAGGAAATACAAGATCCCGTGGATATGAATGGTGAAGATTTAACTGATAACGATGAAATGGCCATTTCAGATCCAACTCTACTTTCGCATTCTCTTCCAGCCCATCTTGGTCTTGATCCTGTTAGGATGAAAGAAATGCGGATGTTGATGTTCCCTACAGAAGAAAACGATTTCGATGATTTTGAGGGGGGGCCTTTTGACCATAAATCACAATTTCATAAAGAAACAGCAACAAAATCTCCTCTACAGCATTCTATTCAAAAGATGCTTCAGAAGTCCAGCTCCAGTATAGTGCGGAAGACTCCTGTAGCATTGCTTGAGTACAATCCTAGTAGTTTTGGTTCTGGTACTACTGGGACCATGGTAATGGCCCAACAAAACAAGGGCCTTCCTGTAAAAACAACAAAAGCAGAAGGGTTTGTGTTGGAATCCAAAAATGATACCCCTGTTACAAGCAGTCTCTCACGCAACATTGTTGACGCAGGATTGTTTATGGGCAAGTCATTTCGAGTAGGGTGGGGTCCCAACGGTGTTCTTGTTCACTCACAGGGGTTatcatcaataattaaattggaaAGGGTTGCAATTGACTACGTTGTTAGGGATGaaagtaaaaaaatcaaagaggAACTCATTAGCCATTGTTTCGATTTGCCATTAAGTCTTCATAAGGAGATGGAGGAAGAAATTAAAGAAGTTGACGCAGGTCCCTTCAAACTAAAGCTATTAAGACGCGTTCATGATCCATTTACGCTTTCCAACATCTGTCGGAGTTATATATCAACAATCGAGAAACAGTTGGAAGTCTCTGgaatatcttcttcttctcggaTTGTTTTGATGCATCAGGTTATGGTTTGGGAGCTAATAAAAGTTCTGTTTTCTGCCAAGGGACAATCAAAGCCTGATAATGAAGAGGAGGAGGGTGTGATGGATGATGACATGGAATCTCTGACCTTAATACGTAGAGCGGAATTCAGTTATTGGTTGCAAGAGTGTGTGTGTCATCGAGTTCAAGAAGAAGTGAGTTCCTTAAACGACTCAAATGACTTAATGAACATATTCTTTCTCATGACTGGACGTCAACTGAATTCCGCTGTCGAAATTGCTGCCTTTCGTGGTGATGTTAGACTTGCTTGCCTTTTAAGCCAGGCTGGCGGATCCATGATGAATCGCGTCGATATTGATCGACAGCTTAAAACCTGGACCAACAAGGGTCTCGACTTCAATTATATAGAGGAAGATAGAATAAGACTTTTTATGTTACTTTCTGGTAATATCCATGGTGCATTACAGGACATAGAAATCGATTGGAAGAGATTCATGGGACTGTTAATGTGGTATCAACTCCCACCAAACACTCCATTAGCCACTGTTTTCCGTACTTATCAGAAACTTATTGATGATGGAAGAGCTCCACGTCCAGTACCTATTTATATCGATGAAGGGCCATTGGAGGAAACTGCAAATTGTAATAGTAATACAAGAGAGCATTTTGACCTTGCATATCACCTAATGCTTCTTCATGCTAGTGATGAGACGGACATTGTTGCTCTCAAGACAATGTTTTGTGCATTGGCTTCAACATATGATCCGTTAGATTATCATATGATTTGGCATCAGAGGCAAGTTTTAGAAGCAGTTGGTGCTTTTACATGCGACGATCTTCATGTTCTTGATATGGGACTTGTTTCCCAACTTCTTTGTTTGGGACAATGTCATTGGGCCATCTATGTTGTTCTTCATATGCCATATCGTGATGATTTTCCAAATCTTCAGGCTACAGTTATTAGAGAAATCTTGTTCCAGTACTGTGAAACTTGGAGTATGCAAGAACAGCAGCGTCAATTTATTGAAGAGTTGGAAGTTCCTTCAGCATGGTTACACGAGGCTATG GCAGTATACTTCAATTACTGTGGTGATCTTCCAAAGGCTTTTGAGCACTTCCTTGAATGTGGAAATTGGCAAAAAGCGCACTCAATTTTTGTAATTTCAGTAGCATCATCTTTGTTTCTATCAG GTGAACACTCTGATCTATGGAGGCTAGCCACATCCATGGAAGACCACAAGTCAGAGATTGAAAATTGGGATCTGGGAGCAGGACTTTTTATATCTTTCTATCTGTTACGGAATTCTTTACAGGAAGATAGCGATTCCATCAATGAACTG GATACACTAGACAGCAAAAATGATGCGTGTAGGGACTTCTTTGGTAAATTAAACAAGTCTTCATCTGTTTGGGGCGACAAATTATCAATTGATTCAAG AGTAACATTATCGAAAATAGGAGAGGAAATCAGCAATATGCTTGTTAGTGACGATGGAGAGAACTCGAGTCGTGAGAGTCAGTTAAGCTGTTATGATACGGTTTTAAATGCTCGTCGTATAACTGAAGATGTTCGATCGTATCATCTACAAGATGCAATTTCGGTTTTTACATGTTACCTATCAGAAGCAGCAGCAGCTTCTTCTTAG
- the LOC124910654 gene encoding uncharacterized protein LOC124910654 — protein MNCAESEAREVLGPAGNKTTPINNNTRSQVSKPLRKVEKTKELNDVKTKKVVVNTMGASQCFTSPPVVKQHEHKLLRSNLSLNASCSSDASTDSWHSRASTGRLKSLTPTAMRRKQNSPKSEKFDKLIADADSSPVKRRCAWVTPNTDPCYSAFHDEEWGVPVHDDKRLFELLSFSTALAELTWPAILNKRHAFREVFVEFDPNAVSKINEKKFVMAGCPANSLLSELKLRCIIENARQMCKIIEEFGTFDKYIWGFINNKTIVGQFRYARQVPIKTSKADAISKDLVRRGFRGVGPTAVYSFMQCCGMTNDHLIGCFRFHDCINNNSNLIAAAAAAAVCDEEDKKKKTIKNEEIDDQEEEEEAKRSEQVVEEEDPLELLGLV, from the exons ATGAACTGTGCTGAGTCGGAGGCAAGGGAGGTGTTAGGTCCGGCTGGGAATAAGACAACGccgattaataataatacacgAAGTCAGGTCTCGAAACCGCTAAGGAAAGTGGAGAAGACGAAGGAATTGAATGATGTTAAGACGAAGAAAGTTGTTGTTAATACAATGGGAGCTTCACAGTGTTTCACTTCACCGCCGGTTGTGAAGCAACATGAACATAAGCTGTTAAGGTCGAATTTGTCGCTTAATGCGTCGTGCTCGTCGGATGCATCGACGGATTCGTGGCATAGTCGTGCTTCGACTGGGAGGTTAAAGAGTTTGACTCCGACTGCAATGCGGAGGAAGCAAAACAGTCCTAAGTCGGAGAAGTTTGATAAACTCATCGCAGATGCTGATTCTTCACCGGTTAAAAGAAGGTGTGCTTGGGTGACACCAAATACTG ATCCATGCTATTCAGCCTTCCATGATGAAGAATGGGGTGTCCCGGTACATGATGACAA GAGGCTGTTTGAACTGCTGAGCTTTTCGACAGCTCTGGCCGAACTTACATGGCCTGCTATACTCAACAAAAGGCATGCTTTCAG GGAGGTATTTGTGGAGTTTGATCCGAATGCTGTGTCAAAAATAAATGAGAAGAAGTTTGTGATGGCAGGATGCCCAGCGAATTCACTTCTGTCAGAACTAAAGCTGCGTTGCATTATCGAGAATGCACGACAGATGTGCaag ATAATAGAAGAGTTTGGGACGTTTGACAAGTATATATGGGGGTTCATAAACAACAAAACGATAGTTGGACAGTTTCGATATGCTCGTCAGGTGCCAATAAAGACATCGAAAGCAGATGCGATAAGCAAGGACTTAGTGAGAAGAGGGTTTAGAGGTGTGGGGCCGACAGCAGTATACTCGTTTATGCAGTGTTGTGGAATGACCAACGACCATCTGATAGGTTGCTTCAGGTTCCATGactgtattaataataatagtaatctaattgctgctgctgctgctgctgctgtcTGTGATGAGGAGGATAAGAAGAAAAAGACAATCAAGAACGAGGAGATTGACgaccaagaagaagaagaagaggcgAAGAGGAGCGAGCAAGTGGTGGAAGAAGAAGATCCATTGGAGCTGCTGGGACTGGTTTGA